The following are from one region of the Rhizobacter sp. AJA081-3 genome:
- the rpmJ gene encoding 50S ribosomal protein L36, protein MKVAASVKKMCRNCKIIRRKGVVRVICTDPRHKQRQG, encoded by the coding sequence ATGAAAGTAGCCGCATCGGTCAAGAAGATGTGCCGCAACTGCAAGATCATTCGCCGCAAGGGCGTGGTGCGAGTCATTTGCACCGATCCGCGCCACAAGCAGCGTCAAGGCTGA
- the rpoA gene encoding DNA-directed RNA polymerase subunit alpha: MQTNLLKPKAINVEPLGGNRAKVTLEPFERGYGHTLGNALRRVLLSSMVGYAPTEVTIAGVLHEYSTVDGVQEDVVHIMLNLKGVVFRLHNRDEVTLVLRKEGEGPVTAGDIQTPHDVEIINPDHVIAHLSQGGKLDMQIKVEKGRGYVPGTLRRYGDEPTKSIGRIVLDASFSPVSRVSYTVESARVEQRTDLDKLVMEIVTNGAITPEEAIRSSAKVLVEQLAVFAQLEGQVDQIFDAGRSDRSDQKFDPILLRPVDELELTVRSANCLKAENIYYIGDLIQRTETELLKTPNLGRKSLNEIKEVLASRGLTLGARLENWPPQGLDKR, translated from the coding sequence ATGCAAACCAATCTGCTCAAACCCAAAGCCATCAACGTGGAGCCGCTGGGCGGCAATCGCGCCAAGGTCACGCTCGAACCGTTCGAGCGCGGCTACGGCCACACGCTGGGCAACGCGCTGCGCCGCGTGCTGCTGTCGTCGATGGTCGGCTACGCGCCCACCGAAGTGACGATCGCCGGCGTGCTGCACGAGTACTCGACGGTGGACGGTGTGCAGGAAGACGTGGTTCACATCATGCTGAACCTCAAGGGCGTGGTGTTCCGCCTGCACAACCGCGACGAGGTCACCCTCGTGCTGCGCAAGGAAGGCGAAGGCCCGGTCACGGCCGGCGACATCCAGACCCCGCACGACGTGGAGATCATCAACCCCGATCACGTGATCGCGCACCTGTCGCAAGGCGGCAAGCTCGACATGCAGATCAAGGTCGAGAAGGGCCGCGGCTATGTGCCGGGCACGCTGCGCCGCTATGGCGACGAGCCGACCAAGTCGATCGGCCGCATCGTGCTGGACGCGTCGTTCTCGCCGGTCTCGCGCGTGAGCTACACGGTCGAAAGCGCCCGCGTCGAGCAGCGTACCGACCTCGACAAGCTGGTGATGGAGATCGTCACCAACGGCGCCATCACGCCGGAAGAGGCGATCCGTTCCTCGGCCAAGGTGCTGGTCGAGCAGCTCGCGGTGTTCGCGCAGCTCGAAGGCCAGGTCGACCAGATCTTCGACGCCGGCCGCAGCGACCGCAGCGACCAGAAGTTCGATCCGATCCTGCTGCGCCCGGTCGACGAGCTCGAGCTCACCGTGCGTTCGGCCAATTGCCTGAAGGCGGAGAACATCTACTACATCGGCGACCTCATCCAGCGCACCGAGACCGAGCTGCTGAAGACGCCGAACCTGGGCCGCAAGTCGCTCAACGAAATCAAGGAAGTGCTGGCTTCGCGCGGGCTCACGCTCGGCGCGCGGCTGGAGAACTGGCCCCCGCAGGGCCTCGACAAGCGCTGA
- the rplQ gene encoding 50S ribosomal protein L17, protein MRHRHGLRKLNRTSEHRLAMLRNMCNSLLTHEAIKTTVPKAKELRRVVEPLITLAKEPTLANRRLAFDRTRDRAVVSKLFGELGPRYKARPGGYTRILKMGFRLGDNAPMAFVELVDRPEPVVAEEAAEKAE, encoded by the coding sequence ATGCGTCACCGTCACGGACTTCGCAAACTCAACCGCACCTCGGAACACCGCCTGGCGATGCTCCGCAACATGTGCAACTCGCTGCTCACGCACGAGGCGATCAAGACCACGGTCCCCAAGGCCAAGGAACTGCGCCGCGTCGTCGAGCCGCTGATCACGCTGGCCAAGGAGCCCACGCTGGCGAACCGCCGGCTGGCCTTCGACCGCACGCGCGATCGCGCCGTGGTCTCCAAGCTGTTCGGCGAGCTGGGCCCGCGCTACAAGGCGCGCCCGGGCGGCTACACCCGCATCCTGAAGATGGGCTTCCGCCTCGGCGACAACGCGCCGATGGCCTTCGTCGAGCTGGTCGACCGCCCCGAGCCCGTGGTGGCCGAGGAAGCGGCCGAAAAGGCCGAGTGA
- the infA gene encoding translation initiation factor IF-1 — MSKDDAIQMQGEILENLPNATFRVKLENGHVVLGHISGKMRMHYIRILPGDKVTVELTPYDLSRARIVFRAK; from the coding sequence ATGTCGAAAGACGATGCCATCCAGATGCAGGGGGAGATTCTCGAAAACCTCCCGAACGCCACGTTTCGCGTGAAATTGGAAAACGGGCACGTCGTGCTCGGCCACATCTCCGGAAAGATGCGCATGCACTACATCCGCATCCTTCCGGGTGACAAGGTGACGGTCGAGTTGACGCCCTACGATTTGAGTCGTGCCCGCATCGTGTTTCGGGCCAAGTGA
- a CDS encoding response regulator transcription factor, with product MAEVKLQMRILMVEDDKLFGAAMQKSLLRAGYAVDWIELGRDLVGAMRAAEYDCVMLDLNLPDASGEDCLKTIRERSPGMSVIVVTARGGLIDRVRLLEIGADDYLVKPVDLDEMNARVRAITRRVQHAQAGGTSAVLSHGALKLQPARRTATWKGQLVPLTNREFWLLETLVRKKSQILSRERLEETLYGWGDEIDSNAVEVYIHHLRRKFEPGLIKTVRGVGYQLGAETIDD from the coding sequence TTGGCGGAGGTCAAGCTGCAGATGCGCATCCTGATGGTGGAAGACGACAAGCTGTTTGGCGCAGCCATGCAGAAGTCGCTGCTGCGCGCCGGCTACGCGGTGGACTGGATCGAGCTCGGCCGCGACCTTGTCGGCGCGATGCGCGCCGCCGAATACGACTGCGTGATGCTCGACCTGAACCTGCCCGACGCCAGCGGCGAAGATTGCCTGAAGACGATCCGCGAGCGCAGCCCGGGCATGTCGGTGATCGTCGTCACCGCCCGGGGCGGCCTGATCGACCGGGTGCGCCTGCTCGAGATCGGCGCCGACGACTATCTCGTCAAACCGGTCGACCTGGACGAGATGAACGCACGGGTGCGCGCCATCACCCGGCGCGTGCAGCACGCGCAGGCGGGCGGCACATCGGCCGTGCTCTCGCACGGCGCGCTCAAGCTGCAGCCGGCGCGGCGCACGGCCACCTGGAAGGGCCAGCTGGTGCCGCTGACGAACCGCGAGTTCTGGCTGCTCGAGACGCTGGTGCGCAAGAAGTCGCAGATCCTCTCGCGTGAACGCCTGGAAGAAACGCTGTACGGGTGGGGCGACGAGATCGACAGCAATGCGGTCGAGGTGTACATCCACCACCTGCGGCGAAAGTTCGAACCCGGCCTGATCAAGACGGTGCGGGGCGTGGGCTACCAGCTGGGCGCGGAGACGATCGATGATTAG
- a CDS encoding winged helix-turn-helix domain-containing protein encodes MRLLLVTEDETLAAALMARLQSCGHGARWQREWPAPAPGSDHEMLAIDGALWRAAEATGFAGGGESVPTMLLEEPGLSPAGSAARLEALVESVLAWAERTALGAAQRLMGGELLVDLDRPFIQLNGAAVELTPLEWQVITLLVRRPDRVVSRQEIAQLIGGDATASDNAVAVHLYNLRRKLGRHAIETIRGRGFRLRP; translated from the coding sequence GTGCGACTTCTCCTGGTGACCGAAGACGAAACCCTGGCTGCGGCGCTGATGGCGCGGCTGCAGTCGTGTGGCCATGGCGCACGCTGGCAGCGAGAGTGGCCCGCGCCCGCGCCGGGCAGCGACCATGAGATGCTGGCCATCGATGGCGCGCTGTGGCGCGCCGCCGAGGCCACGGGCTTCGCCGGCGGTGGCGAGTCGGTTCCCACGATGCTGCTGGAAGAACCGGGGTTGTCGCCCGCCGGCTCCGCGGCGCGGCTCGAGGCCCTGGTGGAAAGCGTTCTGGCCTGGGCCGAACGCACGGCCCTGGGCGCGGCGCAGCGTCTGATGGGCGGCGAGCTGCTCGTGGACCTCGACCGCCCTTTCATCCAGCTCAACGGTGCAGCGGTCGAGCTGACGCCTCTGGAGTGGCAGGTGATCACGCTGCTCGTCAGGCGCCCGGATCGCGTCGTGTCGCGACAGGAAATCGCGCAGCTCATCGGCGGCGATGCCACGGCCAGCGACAACGCCGTGGCCGTCCATCTGTACAACCTGCGCCGCAAGCTCGGCCGCCACGCCATCGAGACGATTCGCGGCCGCGGCTTTCGCCTGCGGCCATGA
- a CDS encoding multicopper oxidase domain-containing protein, whose translation MSPNQILHRAGRWLLAAALAMAGVQAQAAIVGASGTLSAGTRSFEMFAGEGYPSMADGVQIYSWGYGASTASGGTGLMQISGPTLLVQQGETVSISFTNNLPTRSSMLFPGQVGVTASGGTAGVLAQEAAPGQTVTYTFTAGQPGTYLYQSGSQPGLQVEMGMVGALIVYPSGNPAGSKWAYNHIGTAYDRESLFVVGDIDSDIHAAIDEQVRAFRALPGYTATSEGLFTADLSKRFPKYWTLNGRTSPDVFAKNFAGELPHQPYNTLPRLHPGEKMLLRMIGAGTDLHPMHHHGNNSWAIARDGRMLGSTPAAGPNLAFSDYTIKVVPGQTLDALWSWTGAGLGWDVYGKLCNPAQANPAAADYCTHTAQQRHQLASDIGKPIPVKLPSEFELAYGEFYSGSPYLGDFGIRPVGAGAANTSGGYFHMFHSHNEREVVNGGIFPGGMMTMLVIEPHGVTIDVGQP comes from the coding sequence ATGAGCCCGAACCAGATCCTTCACCGCGCCGGTCGCTGGCTGCTGGCCGCCGCGCTGGCGATGGCCGGCGTGCAGGCGCAGGCCGCCATCGTCGGCGCCAGCGGCACGCTTTCGGCGGGCACGCGCAGCTTCGAGATGTTCGCCGGCGAGGGTTATCCGAGCATGGCCGACGGCGTGCAGATCTATTCCTGGGGCTATGGGGCGAGCACGGCCTCCGGCGGGACCGGGCTGATGCAGATCAGCGGCCCGACGCTGCTCGTCCAGCAGGGCGAGACGGTGAGCATCAGCTTCACCAACAACCTGCCCACGCGCAGCTCGATGCTGTTTCCCGGCCAGGTCGGCGTGACGGCCAGCGGCGGAACCGCGGGCGTGCTGGCCCAGGAGGCCGCGCCAGGCCAGACGGTGACCTACACCTTCACCGCGGGCCAACCGGGAACGTACCTGTACCAGAGCGGATCGCAGCCGGGCCTGCAGGTCGAGATGGGCATGGTCGGCGCGCTGATCGTCTACCCGAGCGGCAACCCGGCCGGGTCGAAGTGGGCCTACAACCACATCGGCACCGCCTACGACCGCGAGTCGCTGTTCGTCGTCGGCGACATCGATTCCGACATCCACGCCGCCATCGACGAGCAGGTCCGGGCATTCAGGGCCCTGCCGGGCTACACGGCGACGTCGGAAGGGCTCTTCACGGCCGACCTGTCCAAGCGTTTCCCGAAGTACTGGACGCTCAACGGCCGCACCTCGCCCGACGTGTTCGCGAAGAACTTCGCCGGTGAACTGCCGCACCAGCCGTACAACACGCTGCCGCGCCTGCACCCGGGCGAGAAGATGCTGCTGCGCATGATCGGCGCGGGCACCGACCTGCACCCGATGCATCACCACGGCAACAACTCGTGGGCCATCGCGCGCGACGGCCGCATGCTCGGCAGCACGCCCGCGGCCGGCCCGAACCTGGCCTTCTCGGACTACACCATCAAGGTCGTGCCCGGACAGACGCTCGACGCGCTGTGGAGCTGGACCGGTGCCGGCCTGGGCTGGGATGTCTACGGCAAGCTGTGCAACCCGGCGCAGGCCAACCCGGCGGCAGCCGACTACTGCACGCACACCGCGCAGCAGCGCCACCAGCTCGCCAGCGACATCGGCAAGCCGATCCCGGTGAAGCTGCCCTCGGAGTTCGAGCTGGCCTACGGCGAGTTCTACAGCGGCAGCCCCTACCTCGGTGACTTCGGCATCCGCCCGGTCGGTGCCGGCGCGGCCAACACTTCGGGCGGCTATTTCCACATGTTCCACTCGCACAACGAGCGCGAAGTGGTCAATGGCGGCATCTTCCCCGGCGGCATGATGACCATGTTGGTGATCGAGCCCCACGGCGTGACGATCGACGTCGGTCAGCCTTGA
- a CDS encoding multicopper oxidase domain-containing protein: MKLSKFFAALLGTLALPAAMAGVYPQCPSDVTALGTDSVDPATGLTLRTYTPPGGNRKVCLHVVAGDGWQVLGDGRQAYGFGFAPAQGRDEEVMINGIAAAKFPAPTITFQEGDEVWLSLTNVGMIHRPDLFDQHSVHWHGYPQASAIFDGVPQASATVQMGSTFTYYYKVNDPGTFMWHCHVEATEHMEMGMLGMLNVLPRQNGSARTNDGKTFTRFAYNDGDGSTGYDREFSLQMGAVDSNFHELHELVQPLPFLELKGDFTQLNGRGYPMTTLENQADMPVGADAPALSQQLHSVLRATAGDRVLLRLTNLSVDAYYTLTAMGLPMRIVGRGAAIARGPAGDSWAHNTASVTLGGGDGVDLLIDTRGVAPGTYYLYTTNLNFLSNGANEDRGGLMTTFVLQ; the protein is encoded by the coding sequence ATGAAGCTCAGCAAGTTCTTCGCAGCCCTGCTCGGCACGCTGGCGTTGCCGGCAGCGATGGCCGGCGTGTATCCCCAGTGCCCCAGCGACGTCACTGCGCTGGGCACCGACAGCGTGGATCCGGCGACCGGCCTGACCTTGCGCACCTACACGCCGCCGGGCGGCAACCGCAAGGTCTGCCTGCACGTGGTGGCCGGCGACGGCTGGCAGGTGCTCGGCGACGGGCGCCAGGCCTACGGCTTCGGCTTCGCGCCGGCGCAAGGGCGTGACGAGGAGGTGATGATCAACGGCATCGCCGCGGCGAAGTTCCCGGCGCCGACCATCACCTTCCAGGAAGGCGACGAGGTCTGGCTCTCGCTGACCAACGTCGGCATGATCCACCGGCCCGACCTGTTCGACCAGCACTCGGTGCACTGGCACGGCTACCCGCAGGCCTCGGCGATCTTCGACGGCGTGCCGCAGGCCTCGGCCACCGTGCAGATGGGATCGACCTTCACCTACTACTACAAGGTGAACGACCCCGGCACCTTCATGTGGCATTGCCACGTGGAGGCCACCGAGCACATGGAGATGGGCATGCTGGGCATGCTCAACGTGCTGCCGCGGCAGAACGGCAGCGCGCGCACCAACGACGGCAAGACCTTCACGCGCTTCGCCTACAACGACGGCGACGGCTCGACCGGCTACGACCGCGAGTTCTCGCTGCAGATGGGAGCGGTCGATTCCAACTTCCATGAGCTCCACGAACTGGTGCAGCCGCTGCCCTTCCTCGAGCTGAAGGGCGACTTCACGCAGCTCAACGGCCGAGGCTACCCGATGACGACGCTGGAGAACCAGGCCGACATGCCGGTGGGTGCCGACGCGCCGGCGCTGTCGCAGCAGCTGCACTCGGTGCTGCGCGCGACGGCCGGAGACCGCGTGCTGCTGCGCCTGACCAACCTGAGCGTGGACGCCTACTACACCCTCACCGCGATGGGCCTGCCGATGCGCATCGTCGGCCGTGGCGCCGCCATCGCGCGCGGCCCGGCGGGCGACAGCTGGGCGCACAACACGGCCTCGGTGACGCTGGGCGGCGGCGACGGCGTCGACCTGCTGATCGACACGCGCGGCGTCGCGCCGGGCACCTACTACCTGTACACGACCAACCTGAACTTTCTGAGCAACGGGGCCAACGAGGACCGGGGCGGTCTGATGACCACCTTCGTGCTGCAGTGA
- the rpsM gene encoding 30S ribosomal protein S13, whose amino-acid sequence MARIAGINIPPHKHTEIGLTHIYGIGRTTAQKICNTVGVAYSKKIKDLTDGDLEKIREEIGKMTIEGDLRREMSINIKRLMDLGCYRGFRHRRGLPVRGQRTKTNARTRKGPRKSGALVKK is encoded by the coding sequence ATGGCACGCATTGCTGGCATCAACATCCCGCCGCACAAGCACACCGAGATCGGCCTGACGCACATCTACGGCATCGGCCGTACGACCGCGCAGAAGATCTGCAACACGGTGGGTGTGGCGTACTCGAAGAAGATCAAGGATCTCACCGACGGCGACCTGGAGAAGATCCGGGAAGAAATCGGCAAGATGACGATCGAGGGCGACCTGCGCCGCGAGATGTCCATCAACATCAAGCGACTGATGGACCTCGGCTGCTACCGCGGCTTCCGTCACCGCCGCGGCCTGCCCGTGCGCGGCCAGCGCACCAAGACGAATGCGCGCACCCGCAAGGGCCCGCGCAAGTCCGGCGCGCTCGTCAAGAAGTGA
- a CDS encoding ATP-binding protein — MISKPKDWSLRTRLLVIAALASLTTLLAGGGAMYWAAQHEDQRLLDSRLEDLARTVLSFAEHEITEILGEGRTELMHTETAATLGSRYRYQIWTRHGSMLLHSYKASPSVPMMPLRNLGFGTVAIEGDDFRVFSMEGNGGEMVIQVAECLDERESAIGIVSLYFIGFLLLPFGIVFAVTWWLLRRSLRSIDASAAQLSQRSPIDLTPVVAENPPVELKPMITSINALFERINKTLSLERGFTAVAAHELRTPLAGLRAHAQIAATARSPEELAESLAAVMVGVDRAAHLLDQLLDLARMESVASDTDRLRQSVDIARVYESVVSDLGSLASRRGLRIESDFMEERIVAMELGMLLLLRNLLGNAIRYTPAGGRVNVSTRREGAAITLTVDDSGPGIPPESRERVFERFDRLGAIGDEGVGLGMSIVQSVVVAHQAMIRLLESPLGGLRVQVHFPLNRV, encoded by the coding sequence ATGATTAGCAAACCGAAAGACTGGTCGCTGCGCACGAGGCTGCTGGTCATCGCGGCGCTGGCGAGCCTGACCACGCTGCTGGCCGGTGGCGGCGCCATGTACTGGGCGGCCCAGCACGAAGACCAGCGATTGCTCGACTCCCGGCTCGAGGACCTGGCGCGCACGGTGCTGTCGTTCGCGGAGCACGAGATCACCGAGATCCTCGGCGAGGGCCGCACCGAGCTGATGCACACCGAAACCGCCGCGACGCTCGGCTCGCGCTACCGCTACCAGATCTGGACGCGACACGGCAGCATGCTGCTGCACAGCTACAAGGCTTCGCCCAGCGTTCCGATGATGCCGCTGCGCAATCTCGGCTTCGGCACCGTGGCGATCGAAGGCGATGACTTTCGGGTCTTCTCGATGGAGGGCAATGGCGGCGAGATGGTCATCCAGGTGGCCGAATGCCTGGATGAGCGCGAATCGGCCATCGGCATCGTCAGCCTCTACTTCATCGGCTTCCTGCTGTTGCCGTTCGGCATCGTGTTTGCCGTCACCTGGTGGCTGCTGCGCCGCTCGCTGCGCTCCATCGATGCATCCGCCGCCCAGCTCAGCCAGCGCAGCCCGATCGACCTGACCCCGGTGGTCGCCGAGAACCCGCCGGTCGAACTCAAGCCGATGATCACCTCGATCAACGCGCTGTTCGAACGCATCAACAAGACGCTGTCGCTGGAGCGTGGCTTCACCGCGGTGGCCGCGCACGAACTGCGCACGCCTTTGGCCGGCCTGCGCGCGCATGCCCAGATCGCGGCCACGGCCCGCTCCCCGGAGGAGCTCGCCGAGTCGCTCGCCGCGGTGATGGTCGGCGTGGACCGCGCGGCCCACCTGCTGGACCAGTTGCTTGATCTGGCCCGCATGGAGAGCGTCGCCAGCGACACCGACCGTCTGCGCCAGTCGGTGGACATCGCCAGGGTGTACGAAAGCGTCGTCAGCGATCTGGGCAGCCTGGCGTCGCGGCGGGGGCTCCGCATCGAGTCCGACTTCATGGAAGAGCGCATCGTGGCGATGGAGCTGGGCATGTTGCTGCTGCTGCGCAACCTGCTGGGCAATGCGATCCGCTACACGCCGGCGGGCGGCCGCGTGAACGTCAGCACACGCCGGGAGGGCGCGGCCATCACCTTGACGGTGGACGACTCCGGCCCAGGCATCCCGCCGGAGTCGCGCGAACGCGTGTTCGAGCGCTTCGATCGGCTAGGCGCCATCGGCGACGAGGGCGTCGGCCTGGGGATGTCCATCGTCCAGTCCGTGGTGGTGGCGCATCAGGCCATGATCCGGCTGCTGGAGTCGCCGCTGGGTGGCCTGCGCGTGCAGGTGCATTTCCCGCTGAATCGGGTCTGA
- a CDS encoding Ig-like domain-containing protein: MNSACKTGGHTTVLLQTAAAALLAIAAGQATAASVTLCAEPYTVDLPGAPGVPMWGYRQVSDASLCSATSATRSAADAPVLTVPAGDTTLAITLVNRLTVPTSVVLSAQALASDGGAPVMAVDLIGPSCDPSTGTVAERLACRVRSFTGETDPGASRTYTFTNLRPGSFLYQSGTHPQVQVQMGLAGLARVVGAGDAGFDRDTPVLLSEVDADMHGRIASTLGSADPSSWKAGNNSTLNYAPRFFLINGRVFTGIDASGAAATDLPVAAANGSRIGLRIANAGLQSRTLMLTNGTWKLLGEDGYPYAAPREQATVLVPAGKTTDAQIIANVPATGVNRSVALFDRRGGTDNADGSALGGQVARVAQSAPVGPSIEPIGSQVVNEGTSLALQVQGSNITGGYTLSTTAPGMTISPTGLIAWAAPLGTSVPTAYDATVSGSDGSTTVAQTFNVRVNHTPGIAATGPIAVAHGSVTIAAPGVLAGATDPDGDALSSVQTVAASAGTLSLNANGSYTWTGPQPATGSAPVTFSVASRDPFGLQSAPATVTLNVAANVAPVAAGDAYTITLARGGLFNLPLAIGNAAQITAMTRPIDPTLTGNDVDPDGGSIVPGSMAVQAGSVRRINPTTGATIALVAQREATVTIVGGTFRFTPRIPNTNIAALQVPVAGTYEFIYTVRDEQTAVSNAVPVRVTVN; the protein is encoded by the coding sequence ATGAACAGCGCATGCAAAACTGGCGGCCACACCACGGTGTTGCTGCAAACGGCGGCGGCGGCGCTGCTGGCGATCGCCGCGGGCCAGGCGACGGCGGCTTCGGTCACCCTGTGCGCCGAGCCGTACACCGTGGACCTGCCGGGCGCGCCCGGCGTGCCGATGTGGGGCTATCGGCAGGTGAGCGACGCGAGCCTGTGCAGCGCCACCAGCGCGACGCGCAGTGCGGCCGACGCTCCCGTGCTCACGGTACCTGCGGGCGACACCACGCTGGCGATCACGCTGGTCAACCGGCTGACCGTGCCGACCTCGGTGGTGCTGTCGGCGCAGGCCCTGGCCAGCGATGGCGGTGCGCCGGTCATGGCGGTCGACCTGATCGGGCCTTCGTGCGATCCGTCCACCGGCACGGTGGCCGAACGGCTGGCCTGCCGCGTGCGTTCGTTCACCGGCGAGACCGATCCGGGTGCGAGCCGCACCTACACGTTCACCAACCTGCGCCCCGGCAGCTTCCTCTACCAGAGCGGCACGCACCCGCAGGTGCAGGTGCAGATGGGCCTGGCCGGCCTGGCGCGCGTCGTCGGCGCCGGCGATGCGGGCTTCGACCGCGACACGCCGGTGCTGCTCAGCGAGGTCGATGCCGACATGCACGGCCGCATCGCGAGCACGCTGGGCAGTGCCGACCCGAGCAGCTGGAAGGCGGGCAACAACAGCACGCTGAACTACGCGCCACGCTTCTTCCTGATCAACGGCCGCGTGTTCACGGGGATCGACGCCAGCGGCGCGGCCGCCACCGACCTGCCGGTGGCTGCGGCCAACGGTTCGCGCATCGGCCTGCGCATCGCCAATGCCGGTCTGCAGTCGCGCACGCTGATGCTGACCAACGGCACCTGGAAGCTGCTCGGCGAAGATGGCTACCCGTATGCCGCGCCGCGCGAGCAGGCGACCGTGCTGGTGCCTGCCGGCAAGACCACCGATGCGCAGATCATCGCCAACGTTCCGGCCACCGGCGTGAACCGCAGCGTGGCGCTGTTCGACCGCCGTGGCGGGACCGACAACGCCGATGGCTCGGCCCTCGGCGGACAGGTGGCGCGCGTCGCGCAGTCCGCGCCGGTCGGGCCTTCGATCGAGCCGATCGGGTCGCAGGTGGTCAACGAAGGCACGAGCCTCGCGCTGCAGGTGCAGGGCAGCAACATCACCGGCGGCTACACGCTGAGCACCACCGCGCCGGGCATGACGATCTCGCCGACCGGGCTGATCGCCTGGGCTGCACCGCTGGGCACGAGCGTGCCCACGGCCTACGACGCGACCGTCAGTGGCAGCGATGGCAGCACGACGGTGGCGCAGACCTTCAACGTGCGCGTGAACCACACCCCGGGCATCGCGGCGACCGGCCCGATCGCGGTGGCGCACGGCAGCGTGACGATCGCCGCGCCTGGCGTGCTGGCGGGGGCCACCGATCCGGACGGTGACGCACTGAGCAGCGTGCAGACCGTGGCGGCGAGCGCCGGCACGCTCTCGCTGAACGCCAACGGCTCCTACACCTGGACGGGCCCGCAGCCCGCCACGGGCAGCGCGCCGGTGACCTTCAGTGTCGCCTCGCGCGACCCGTTCGGCCTGCAGTCGGCGCCGGCAACGGTGACGCTGAACGTGGCGGCCAACGTGGCGCCGGTGGCGGCCGGCGATGCGTACACGATCACGCTGGCTCGTGGAGGCTTGTTCAACTTGCCGCTCGCCATCGGCAACGCGGCGCAGATCACCGCGATGACGAGGCCGATCGATCCGACCCTGACCGGCAATGACGTCGACCCCGATGGCGGCAGCATCGTTCCGGGCAGCATGGCCGTCCAGGCGGGGAGCGTCCGGCGCATCAACCCGACCACGGGGGCCACCATCGCGCTCGTTGCGCAGCGCGAAGCCACGGTGACGATCGTCGGTGGCACCTTCCGCTTCACGCCACGCATCCCGAACACGAACATCGCGGCGCTGCAGGTCCCCGTCGCCGGCACCTACGAGTTCATCTACACCGTGCGCGACGAACAGACTGCGGTCTCCAACGCCGTGCCGGTGCGGGTGACGGTCAACTGA
- the rpsD gene encoding 30S ribosomal protein S4 produces MARYLGPKAKLSRREGTDLFLKSARRPISDKAKFDSKPGQHGRTSGSRTSDFGLQLREKQKVKRMYGVLERQFRRYFAEAERRKGNTGSNLLLLLESRLDNVVYRMGFGSTRAEARQLVSHKGITVNGEVVNIASYSVKAGDTVAVREKAKKQLRITDAVKLAEGQGMPNWVQVDANKLEGVFKKAPDRDEFGADIKEALIVELYSR; encoded by the coding sequence GTGGCACGCTACCTCGGCCCCAAGGCCAAACTTTCCCGCCGTGAAGGCACCGACCTGTTCCTGAAGAGCGCCCGCCGCCCGATCAGCGACAAGGCCAAGTTCGACTCCAAGCCCGGCCAGCACGGCCGCACTTCGGGCTCGCGCACCTCCGACTTCGGCCTGCAGCTTCGCGAGAAGCAGAAGGTCAAGCGCATGTACGGCGTGCTGGAGCGCCAGTTCCGCCGCTACTTCGCCGAGGCCGAGCGCCGCAAGGGCAACACCGGCTCGAACCTGCTGCTGCTGCTCGAGTCGCGCCTGGACAACGTCGTCTACCGCATGGGCTTCGGCTCCACGCGCGCCGAGGCACGCCAGCTCGTCTCGCACAAGGGCATCACGGTCAACGGCGAGGTGGTGAACATCGCGTCGTACTCGGTCAAGGCCGGCGACACCGTCGCCGTGCGCGAGAAGGCCAAGAAGCAGCTGCGCATCACCGACGCCGTCAAGCTCGCCGAAGGCCAGGGCATGCCCAACTGGGTGCAGGTCGACGCGAACAAGCTGGAAGGCGTGTTCAAGAAGGCCCCCGACCGCGACGAGTTCGGCGCCGACATCAAGGAAGCGCTGATCGTCGAGTTGTACTCGCGCTAA
- the rpsK gene encoding 30S ribosomal protein S11 codes for MAKAPVNTAAQRVRKKIRKNVADGIAHVHASFNNTIITITDRQGGALAWASSGGQGFKGSRKSTPFAAQVAAEVAGRAAQEQGIKNLDVRIKGPGPGRESSVRALASLGIRINSISDVTPVPHNGCRPQKRRRI; via the coding sequence ATGGCCAAGGCACCCGTCAATACCGCCGCTCAACGCGTGCGCAAGAAGATCCGCAAGAACGTTGCGGACGGCATTGCGCACGTGCACGCGTCGTTCAACAACACGATCATCACGATCACCGATCGCCAGGGTGGCGCGCTGGCCTGGGCCAGCAGCGGTGGCCAGGGGTTCAAGGGCTCGCGCAAGAGCACGCCGTTCGCTGCCCAGGTGGCCGCGGAAGTGGCGGGCCGCGCCGCCCAGGAACAAGGCATCAAGAACCTCGACGTGCGGATCAAGGGCCCCGGCCCGGGCCGCGAGTCGTCGGTTCGTGCGCTGGCCTCGCTGGGCATCCGCATCAACTCGATCTCGGACGTCACGCCGGTTCCGCACAACGGCTGCCGCCCGCAGAAGCGCCGCCGCATCTGA